Proteins from one Lachnospiraceae bacterium KGMB03038 genomic window:
- a CDS encoding IreB family regulatory phosphoprotein, translating to MKDLSSTQFFQVESGPQIQAKDILEIVYKALSEKGYNPVNQIVGYIMSGDPTYITSHNGARSLIMKVERDELVEELLKTYIEHNGWA from the coding sequence ATGAAGGATTTAAGCAGCACCCAGTTTTTTCAGGTAGAAAGCGGCCCGCAGATTCAGGCAAAAGATATCCTTGAGATTGTGTATAAGGCATTGAGCGAAAAAGGTTATAATCCGGTCAATCAGATCGTTGGATATATTATGTCGGGAGACCCGACTTATATTACCAGTCATAATGGGGCGAGAAGCCTGATCATGAAAGTGGAACGGGATGAACTGGTAGAAGAACTGCTCAAAACGTATATTGAGCACAATGGATGGGCATAA
- the ruvX gene encoding Holliday junction resolvase RuvX, which translates to MSVRIMGLDYGSKTVGVAVSDALGITAQAVETICRKDENKLRKTCARIEELIKEYEVGKIVLGLPKHMNNDIGERAEQTIEFGEMLHRRTGLEVVMWDERLTTVEAERTLMENGIRREDRKKYVDQIAAVFILQGYLDSVQMRKAGSSMPERGVE; encoded by the coding sequence ATGTCTGTCAGGATCATGGGGCTGGATTATGGTTCCAAAACAGTAGGAGTGGCGGTCAGCGATGCCCTTGGCATTACAGCTCAGGCGGTAGAAACAATCTGCCGCAAGGACGAGAACAAGCTTCGAAAGACGTGCGCCAGGATTGAAGAGCTGATCAAAGAGTATGAAGTGGGGAAGATTGTCCTCGGCCTTCCAAAGCATATGAACAATGATATCGGAGAACGGGCAGAGCAAACCATAGAGTTTGGTGAGATGCTGCATCGGCGGACCGGCCTTGAGGTCGTGATGTGGGATGAGCGGCTCACTACAGTAGAAGCGGAACGGACATTAATGGAAAATGGGATCCGGCGTGAGGATCGAAAAAAATATGTAGACCAGATCGCGGCAGTTTTTATTCTGCAGGGATATCTGGATTCTGTCCAGATGCGAAAAGCGGGATCGTCCATGCCTGAAAGAGGTGTTGAATGA
- a CDS encoding DUF1292 domain-containing protein, which translates to MEKITFMSGEMQEEVEFFVLEQTKVGGVSYILVTDSQEDEAECFILKDTASEEALESLYEFVEDEEELNAVSRVFEELLEDVEIER; encoded by the coding sequence ATGGAGAAAATTACATTCATGTCTGGAGAAATGCAGGAAGAAGTTGAGTTTTTTGTACTGGAACAGACAAAAGTAGGCGGGGTGTCTTACATTCTGGTCACAGATTCGCAGGAAGATGAGGCGGAATGTTTTATTTTAAAAGATACAGCATCAGAGGAAGCATTGGAAAGTCTCTATGAATTTGTAGAGGACGAGGAAGAACTGAACGCGGTTTCCAGAGTATTCGAGGAACTTCTGGAAGATGTGGAGATTGAAAGGTAA
- a CDS encoding transcriptional repressor, translating into MSISQEKFKKMLKEKGLKVTNQRLLVLEVLAENRDKHMTAEDIYELVKEDYPEIGLATIYRTVQLLLEMQLVDRINLDEGCVRYEIGELFDGEGKHHHHHLICKTCGKVLPFRDDLLDGLERHIEEKTGFHVLDHELKFYGQCRECLGKAEENSTEKHVEV; encoded by the coding sequence ATGTCGATCAGTCAGGAAAAATTCAAGAAGATGCTTAAAGAAAAAGGTCTTAAGGTAACCAATCAAAGGTTGCTTGTATTAGAGGTACTCGCAGAAAATCGTGACAAACATATGACTGCGGAAGACATCTATGAACTGGTAAAGGAAGACTATCCGGAGATCGGACTGGCTACTATTTACCGGACAGTGCAATTGTTGCTGGAAATGCAATTGGTGGATCGTATCAATTTGGACGAGGGATGCGTGCGTTATGAAATCGGGGAACTCTTCGACGGAGAAGGGAAGCACCATCACCATCATTTGATATGTAAGACTTGTGGGAAAGTCCTGCCTTTCCGGGATGACCTCCTGGACGGGCTGGAGCGTCATATTGAGGAGAAGACGGGTTTCCACGTGTTAGACCACGAATTAAAGTTCTATGGACAATGCCGGGAATGCCTGGGGAAGGCAGAAGAAAACAGTACGGAAAAACACGTGGAGGTGTAA
- a CDS encoding ribonuclease J, protein MKKENNGKLRIIPLGGLEKIGMNITAFEYEDSIIVVDCGLAFPEDDMLGIDLVIPDITYLKENSQKVKGFVITHGHEDHIGALSYVLREMNLPIYATKLTMGIIERKLGEHNLLRSTRRKVVRHGQSINLGQFRIEFIKTNHSIQDAAALAIYSPAGIVVHTGDFKVDYTPVFGDAIDLQRFAEIGKKGVLALMSDSTNAERPGFTQSERTVGITFDHIFAEHQNTRIIIATFASNVDRVQQIINSACKYGRKVVVEGRSMVNIIQVAQELGYLNVPDKTLVEIDQLKNYPPEKTVLITTGSQGESMAALSRMAADVHKKVTIMPGDTVIFSSNPIPGNEKSVSKVINELSSKGANVIFQDAHVSGHACQEELKLIYSLVKPKYAIPVHGEYRHLKANAGIAKSLGIPKENIFILQSGDVLEVSGEEAKVVDKVHTGEILVDGLGVGDVGNIVLRDRQHLAEDGILIVVLTLEKRSNRLLAGPDIVSRGFVYVRESEGLMEEARQVVTEAVENCLTHQRNADWSKIKLVIRDTMNEFIWKRTKRRPMILPIIMDV, encoded by the coding sequence TTGAAAAAAGAAAACAATGGAAAATTGCGAATCATTCCGCTCGGAGGTCTGGAGAAGATCGGAATGAACATTACTGCCTTTGAATATGAAGACAGTATTATTGTCGTGGACTGCGGTCTGGCCTTTCCGGAGGACGACATGCTTGGAATCGATCTGGTGATCCCTGACATTACCTACCTGAAGGAAAACAGTCAGAAAGTCAAGGGATTTGTGATCACCCACGGCCATGAAGACCATATCGGCGCTCTTTCTTATGTGCTGCGGGAGATGAATCTTCCGATCTATGCGACTAAGCTTACGATGGGTATCATTGAGAGGAAACTTGGCGAACACAATCTTCTGCGCAGCACCCGGAGGAAAGTGGTGCGCCACGGACAATCCATCAATCTGGGCCAGTTCCGGATTGAATTTATCAAGACGAACCACAGTATTCAGGATGCGGCGGCTCTGGCGATCTATTCGCCGGCGGGGATCGTGGTGCACACAGGTGATTTTAAGGTGGATTATACGCCGGTATTCGGGGATGCCATTGATCTTCAGCGGTTTGCGGAGATTGGAAAGAAAGGGGTACTGGCGCTGATGTCCGACAGTACCAATGCGGAACGGCCGGGATTTACCCAGTCGGAACGGACGGTGGGAATTACCTTCGACCACATTTTCGCGGAACATCAGAATACCCGGATCATTATCGCCACCTTTGCGTCCAATGTGGACCGGGTGCAGCAGATCATCAACTCTGCCTGCAAATATGGCCGGAAAGTAGTGGTGGAAGGACGGAGTATGGTCAATATCATCCAGGTGGCTCAGGAGCTGGGATATCTGAATGTACCGGATAAGACCCTGGTAGAGATCGACCAGTTGAAGAATTATCCGCCGGAGAAAACGGTATTGATCACTACAGGAAGTCAGGGCGAGTCTATGGCGGCTCTGTCCCGAATGGCGGCGGATGTGCATAAAAAAGTAACGATCATGCCCGGAGATACGGTCATTTTCAGCTCTAACCCAATCCCCGGAAATGAGAAATCTGTATCCAAGGTGATCAATGAGCTGTCCTCCAAAGGCGCGAACGTGATCTTCCAGGATGCCCATGTATCCGGCCATGCCTGCCAGGAAGAACTGAAACTGATCTACTCCCTGGTAAAACCTAAGTATGCCATTCCGGTGCATGGAGAATACCGGCACTTAAAGGCGAACGCGGGAATTGCAAAATCCCTGGGGATTCCAAAAGAGAATATCTTTATCCTTCAGTCCGGCGATGTGCTGGAAGTAAGCGGCGAGGAAGCCAAGGTCGTAGATAAAGTCCATACAGGAGAAATCCTGGTAGACGGTCTGGGCGTCGGAGATGTGGGAAATATCGTTCTTCGAGACCGGCAGCATCTGGCGGAAGACGGAATCTTGATCGTAGTGCTGACTTTGGAAAAACGCAGCAATCGGCTGTTGGCCGGACCGGATATTGTGTCCCGTGGATTTGTCTATGTGCGTGAGTCAGAAGGATTGATGGAAGAGGCGCGGCAAGTGGTGACAGAGGCAGTGGAGAATTGTCTGACCCACCAGAGAAACGCGGACTGGAGCAAGATCAAGCTGGTGATACGGGATACCATGAACGAATTCATTTGGAAGCGGACCAAGCGCCGGCCGATGATATTGCCGATTATTATGGATGTGTAA
- a CDS encoding O-methyltransferase: protein MIVDERFTTYVHSLEVPEDPLLERIEQEALDGRVPIIRKETQSFLKTLLLIHRPRRVLEIGTAVGFSALLMSAYLPKEGHITTVENYEKRIPIARENFRRCGKEEKIRLIQGDALAVMKELEGPFDFIFMDAAKGQYIYYLPEAVRLLTPGGVLMSDNVLQDGDVLESRFAVERRNRTIHSRMREYLYELKHHQLLQTSILPLGDGVALSVKQIE from the coding sequence ATGATTGTTGATGAGAGATTTACCACTTATGTACATTCACTGGAAGTGCCGGAAGATCCGCTTTTGGAGCGGATCGAGCAGGAGGCGCTGGATGGAAGGGTGCCGATCATCCGCAAGGAGACGCAGAGCTTTCTGAAAACCCTGCTTTTGATCCACAGACCCAGAAGGGTTTTGGAAATCGGGACGGCGGTTGGCTTTTCCGCACTTTTGATGAGTGCGTATCTGCCCAAAGAAGGGCATATTACTACGGTTGAAAACTATGAAAAGCGGATTCCTATTGCCAGAGAGAATTTCCGGCGCTGCGGAAAGGAAGAAAAGATCCGGCTGATCCAGGGAGATGCCCTTGCGGTCATGAAGGAGCTGGAGGGGCCCTTTGATTTTATTTTCATGGATGCGGCGAAGGGGCAGTATATTTACTATCTGCCGGAAGCGGTGCGTTTGTTGACGCCCGGCGGTGTGCTGATGTCTGATAATGTGCTGCAGGATGGAGACGTGCTGGAGTCCAGGTTTGCGGTAGAGCGGAGAAACCGGACGATCCACAGCCGGATGCGGGAGTATCTTTATGAGTTAAAGCATCACCAGCTTCTCCAGACTTCCATTCTCCCCTTGGGAGACGGAGTGGCCCTCAGCGTAAAACAGATAGAGTAA
- a CDS encoding U32 family peptidase, with protein MKRRGPELLIPASSLEVLKTAVIFGADAVYIGGEVFGLRAKAKNFSMEEMKEGIAFAHEHGARVHVTVNILAHNRDLPGVEEYLKELRELKPDALIIADPAIFELAKEICPQIERHISTQANNTNYGTYRFWWNQGAKRVVSARELSLAEIREIREKIPEEMEIESFIHGAMCISYSGRCLLSNYFTGRDANQGACTHPCRWKYAVVEETRPGEYMPVYENERGTFIFNSKDLCMIEHIPEMIEAGIDSFKIEGRMKTALYVATVARTYRKAIDDYLESPKKYEENMDWYLEQIGSCTHREFTTGFYFGKPGEESQIYDASTYVKEYTYLGMIGDERDGLCRIEQKNKFSVGEKIEIMKPDGRNVDVTVKRIVNEEGQEQESAPHARQIVYVELDEKAERYDLLRRAEEADTFIP; from the coding sequence ATGAAAAGAAGAGGTCCAGAGCTTTTGATCCCGGCCAGCAGCCTGGAAGTGCTGAAGACGGCGGTAATCTTTGGCGCTGATGCGGTATATATCGGCGGGGAAGTCTTTGGCCTGCGGGCTAAGGCAAAGAATTTTTCCATGGAAGAGATGAAAGAAGGGATCGCGTTTGCCCATGAACATGGAGCGCGGGTCCATGTGACGGTGAATATCCTGGCCCACAATAGAGATCTTCCGGGAGTGGAGGAATATTTAAAAGAATTAAGGGAATTAAAGCCAGATGCCCTGATCATTGCGGATCCGGCTATTTTTGAACTGGCCAAAGAGATCTGCCCCCAGATTGAACGGCATATCAGCACCCAGGCTAATAACACCAACTACGGAACGTACCGGTTCTGGTGGAACCAGGGAGCAAAGCGTGTGGTGTCGGCAAGGGAATTATCTCTTGCTGAGATCCGGGAGATCCGGGAGAAGATTCCGGAGGAAATGGAGATTGAAAGCTTTATCCACGGCGCTATGTGCATTTCCTATTCGGGACGGTGTCTTCTGAGCAATTATTTTACCGGAAGAGATGCCAACCAGGGAGCCTGCACCCACCCCTGCCGCTGGAAATACGCGGTGGTGGAGGAAACCAGACCGGGAGAATATATGCCGGTCTATGAAAATGAGAGAGGGACTTTTATTTTCAACTCTAAGGATCTGTGCATGATCGAGCATATCCCGGAGATGATCGAAGCCGGCATTGACAGCTTTAAGATCGAAGGCAGGATGAAGACCGCCTTATATGTGGCGACGGTGGCAAGAACTTACCGGAAAGCCATTGATGATTATCTGGAAAGTCCTAAGAAATATGAGGAAAACATGGACTGGTATCTGGAGCAGATCGGAAGCTGCACTCACCGGGAGTTTACCACCGGATTCTATTTTGGCAAACCAGGAGAGGAAAGCCAGATCTATGACGCCAGTACTTATGTAAAAGAATATACTTACCTCGGAATGATCGGCGATGAGCGGGATGGCCTGTGTCGGATCGAGCAGAAAAACAAGTTTTCTGTTGGAGAGAAGATTGAGATCATGAAGCCGGACGGCCGCAATGTGGACGTGACGGTAAAACGGATCGTAAATGAAGAAGGACAGGAGCAGGAAAGCGCCCCCCACGCAAGACAGATCGTATATGTGGAACTGGATGAAAAAGCAGAGCGCTATGATCTTCTAAGGAGAGCGGAAGAAGCCGACACCTTTATCCCATAA
- a CDS encoding sigma-70 family RNA polymerase sigma factor, translating into MLFLKSFPQPLTAAEERYYLQRYTEGDLEAKHILIERNLRLVAHIVKKYQSYEDDTEDLLSIGTIGLIKAVVTFNPDKCVRLGTYAARCIENEVLMHLRAKKKSSREISLYEPIGTDREGNEIQLFDIIETEDDAHRKAELKEDIKTLYSRVESELSPRERLVLKMRYGLYHEEEYTQREIAGILGISRSYVSRIEKSAIEKLREFF; encoded by the coding sequence GTGCTTTTCTTGAAATCTTTTCCCCAACCCCTCACTGCTGCGGAAGAAAGGTATTATTTGCAAAGATATACGGAGGGTGATCTCGAAGCAAAGCATATCCTGATCGAACGGAACCTGCGCCTCGTTGCACATATCGTAAAGAAATACCAGTCTTATGAAGACGATACGGAAGATCTTCTGTCCATCGGGACGATCGGGCTGATCAAAGCGGTGGTCACATTTAACCCCGATAAATGTGTCCGGCTTGGAACCTACGCGGCCCGATGCATCGAAAATGAAGTGCTGATGCATCTGCGGGCAAAGAAGAAATCCTCGCGGGAAATCTCTTTATACGAACCTATCGGAACTGACCGGGAAGGCAATGAGATCCAGCTGTTTGACATCATCGAGACGGAAGATGATGCCCACCGGAAAGCAGAACTGAAAGAAGACATTAAAACACTGTACTCGCGGGTGGAATCAGAACTGTCTCCCAGGGAGAGGCTGGTCTTGAAAATGCGCTACGGACTGTATCATGAAGAAGAATATACCCAGCGGGAGATTGCCGGAATCCTGGGCATCTCTCGTTCTTACGTTTCCAGGATCGAAAAAAGCGCTATCGAAAAACTGCGGGAATTTTTTTGA